A genomic region of Eucalyptus grandis isolate ANBG69807.140 chromosome 5, ASM1654582v1, whole genome shotgun sequence contains the following coding sequences:
- the LOC104447206 gene encoding uncharacterized protein LOC104447206, giving the protein MHHAYITPSQTHHGHGHGHGHGPATPKSPSSAPAAAAAAATTASSAFTVICVLHSLIALFCGSLMMFHARAIYSLGHGTDAAERLLGSTPQDRLLISTSDSFAGLLLLAIGLLLLMVSNIKDREFQDFFAKGCTVLHVFVAVWRVSFERGVEDLAGDCLRQTVGDFLLALSWLLFVVYSWREKYD; this is encoded by the coding sequence ATGCACCACGCCTACATCACTCCCTCCCAAACCCACCACGGCCACGGCCACGGCCACGGCCACGGCCCGGCCACCCCCAAGTCCCCCTCCTCcgccccggcggcggcggcggcggctgcgacGACGGCGTCGTCGGCGTTCACGGTGATCTGCGTGCTCCACTCCCTGATCGCGCTCTTCTGCGGCTCCCTCATGATGTTCCACGCCCGGGCCATCTACTCCCTCGGCCACGGCACCGACGCCGCTGAGCGCCTCCTCGGGTCCACCCCGCAGGACCGCCTCCTGATCAGCACCTCCGACTCCTTCGCCGGCCTCCTGCTCCTCGCCatcggcctcctcctcctcatggtGTCCAACATCAAGGACCGGGAGTTCCAGGACTTCTTCGCCAAGGGCTGCACGGTGCTGCACGTGTTCGTGGCGGTGTGGAGGGTGTCGTTCGAGCGGGGGGTGGAGGACCTCGCCGGGGACTGCCTCCGGCAGACGGTGGGGGACTTCCTGCTGGCCCTGTCGTGGCTCCTCTTCGTTGTCTACTCCTGGAGGGAGAAGTACGACTGA